The following proteins are co-located in the Barnesiella propionica genome:
- a CDS encoding WbuC family cupin fold metalloprotein — translation MKLLTDELLDRVILEARENPRLRKNYNFHDDHADPVNRMLNALEPGTYLPPHRHQDPDKTEIYLVLRGRLEALLFDDQGEVTRRIQMGPGTPVHAIEIPPRTWHTILVQEPGTVIYEIKEGPYVPLSPVHLAPWAPSAEDKEEVLRYMQTLKEK, via the coding sequence ATAAAACTCCTGACCGACGAACTTTTAGACCGAGTCATTCTCGAAGCCCGTGAAAATCCCCGTTTACGTAAAAACTATAACTTCCACGACGACCATGCCGATCCCGTCAACCGCATGCTCAACGCCCTGGAGCCGGGAACCTATCTACCTCCCCACCGCCATCAAGACCCGGACAAGACTGAGATCTACCTCGTCCTCCGGGGCCGTCTCGAAGCCCTTCTGTTTGACGATCAGGGAGAGGTAACCCGACGGATACAGATGGGCCCCGGTACCCCTGTCCACGCCATAGAAATCCCTCCCCGTACCTGGCACACGATACTGGTTCAAGAGCCGGGAACCGTGATCTATGAAATCAAGGAAGGTCCATACGTGCCGTTATCACCGGTTCATCTGGCGCCTTGGGCCCCTTCTGCGGAAGACAAAGAAGAAGTGCTTCGGTACATGCAGACATTGAAAGAAAAATAA
- the gmd gene encoding GDP-mannose 4,6-dehydratase, producing the protein MKKALITGITGQDGSFLAEFLIEKDYEVHGIIRRSSSFNTGRIEHLYFDEWVRDMKQQRLVNLHYGDMTDSSSLVRIIQQIQPDEIYNLAAQSHVKVSFDVPEYTAETDAVGTLRLLEAVRILGLEKKTRIYQASTSELFGLVQEIPQKETTPFYPRSPYGVAKQYGFWITKNYRESYGMFAVNGILFNHESERRGENFVTRKITLAASRIAQGMQDKLYVGNLDARRDWGYAKDYVECMWLMLQHENPEDFVIATGEMHSVREFCTLAFGEAGINLTWQGEGIHEKGIDKSTGKVLVEVDPKYFRPSEVEQLLGDPTKARTLLGWNPRKTSFEELVRIMMKYDMEYVRNWRS; encoded by the coding sequence ATGAAAAAAGCATTAATAACCGGTATTACAGGGCAGGATGGTTCATTTCTGGCCGAGTTCCTCATTGAAAAAGATTATGAAGTTCACGGGATTATACGTCGTTCTTCATCATTTAATACAGGACGTATCGAACATTTATATTTTGATGAATGGGTCAGGGATATGAAGCAGCAACGCCTGGTTAATTTACATTATGGCGATATGACCGATTCCAGTTCTTTAGTCCGTATTATTCAACAGATACAACCGGATGAAATATATAACCTGGCAGCTCAGAGCCATGTAAAGGTAAGTTTTGATGTTCCTGAATATACGGCCGAGACCGATGCTGTCGGAACACTCCGTTTATTAGAAGCGGTGCGAATATTGGGTCTGGAGAAAAAAACACGTATTTATCAGGCATCTACGAGTGAATTATTCGGGTTGGTACAGGAGATTCCCCAGAAAGAAACGACTCCTTTCTATCCTCGTTCTCCGTATGGTGTTGCAAAACAATACGGGTTCTGGATTACGAAAAATTATAGAGAATCGTATGGAATGTTTGCTGTAAACGGAATTCTTTTCAACCATGAGAGTGAGCGCAGAGGGGAGAATTTTGTAACCCGTAAAATTACTTTGGCCGCTTCACGTATTGCTCAGGGAATGCAGGATAAACTATATGTAGGAAATCTGGATGCGCGAAGAGATTGGGGATATGCGAAAGATTATGTAGAATGTATGTGGTTAATGCTGCAACACGAGAATCCCGAAGATTTTGTAATTGCTACAGGTGAAATGCATTCGGTACGTGAATTTTGTACATTAGCTTTCGGGGAGGCTGGTATAAACCTGACGTGGCAAGGCGAAGGCATACATGAAAAAGGAATAGATAAATCCACCGGAAAAGTTTTAGTAGAGGTGGATCCGAAATATTTTCGTCCCTCTGAAGTCGAACAGTTACTGGGCGATCCGACAAAAGCCCGTACGCTGTTAGGCTGGAATCCCCGTAAAACTTCATTTGAAGAATTGGTGAGAATTATGATGAAGTATGATATGGAATACGTCAGGAACTGGCGCTCATAG
- a CDS encoding GDP-L-fucose synthase family protein, with product MEKDSKIYVAGHRGLVGSAIWENLQKKGYTQLVGRTHEQLDLLDGAAVRSFFDEERPDYVILAAAYVGGIMANSIYRADFIYRNLQIQQNVIGESFRHQVKKLLFLGSTCIYPRDAEQPMKEDALLASPLEYTNEPYAIAKIAGLKMCESFNLQYGTNYIAVMPTNLYGPHDNFDLERSHVLPAMIRKIHLGKCLNEGNWSGVEYDLNLRPVEGIDGTSSHENILKILDKYGITSQQVELWGTGTPLREFLWSEEMADASVYVMEHVDFKDVRGVHPEVRNCHINIGTGKEITIRQLAEMIVETVGYKGNLTFNADKPDGTLRKLTDVTKLHDLGWRHKIEIDEGVRRMYDWYLKGEK from the coding sequence ATGGAAAAGGATTCTAAAATATACGTTGCCGGACACCGGGGACTTGTAGGCTCGGCTATTTGGGAAAATTTGCAAAAAAAGGGTTATACGCAGCTGGTGGGGCGGACACATGAACAACTGGATTTGCTGGATGGTGCAGCCGTGCGTTCTTTTTTCGATGAAGAACGTCCCGATTATGTAATTCTTGCGGCAGCTTATGTCGGTGGTATTATGGCTAACAGTATATACCGGGCCGATTTTATATATCGTAATTTACAGATTCAGCAAAACGTGATAGGGGAGAGTTTCAGGCATCAGGTGAAAAAACTCCTTTTCCTGGGTAGTACTTGCATCTATCCGCGGGATGCTGAACAGCCGATGAAAGAAGACGCTTTGTTGGCTTCTCCTCTGGAATATACCAATGAACCTTATGCGATAGCGAAGATTGCCGGATTGAAGATGTGTGAAAGTTTCAATTTGCAATACGGAACTAATTATATTGCAGTGATGCCTACTAATCTGTACGGTCCTCATGATAATTTCGATTTGGAACGTAGTCACGTATTACCGGCCATGATAAGGAAAATTCATCTGGGAAAATGTTTGAATGAAGGAAACTGGTCCGGAGTGGAATACGATCTGAATTTAAGGCCTGTAGAAGGCATAGACGGAACAAGCAGTCATGAAAATATATTAAAGATACTGGATAAATATGGCATAACATCGCAGCAAGTCGAGCTGTGGGGAACCGGAACTCCCTTACGTGAGTTTTTGTGGAGTGAAGAGATGGCCGATGCCAGTGTCTATGTGATGGAGCACGTAGATTTTAAAGACGTGCGTGGAGTGCATCCCGAAGTTCGCAATTGTCATATCAATATCGGTACAGGCAAAGAAATAACTATTAGACAGCTGGCCGAGATGATAGTTGAGACGGTCGGTTACAAGGGTAATTTAACGTTTAATGCCGATAAACCGGACGGAACACTGAGGAAGCTGACCGATGTTACGAAACTTCATGACTTGGGCTGGCGTCATAAAATAGAAATTGACGAGGGCGTCCGGCGGATGTATGATTGGTATTTAAAAGGTGAGAAATGA
- a CDS encoding TonB-dependent receptor, with product MTGLHQTIRIKFIVLVLLYTSTLHVAAQQYYEIHGQIRDKQTNEPIPYASVLLWNTSNGSTADSTGKFILKNIQPGIYRVQATSLGYLPYSSSEFKLTARNLAMDIEMERSKTDLKEVSVTAGMFRPSPESPISMRIIGVQEIEKSAGANRDISKVVNSFPGVASTVGGGYRNDLLVRGGGPMENRFYLDGVEIPNINHFSTQGASGGPMGIIDADFIREVGFYTGAFPAGKGNALSSILDFKLLDGNKEKNSYKATVGASELALSSNGHIGSHTTYLVSVRQSYLQLLFTLLKMPFLPKYTDAQFKIKTRFNQAHELTLLGIGAIDDMKLNQKADPEDEGKQYILSYLPVIKQKTYTLGAVYKHYGGNHVQTVVLSRNYMNNNNIKYRDNDKSSLDNLTLKYNSDEIENHLRFENISTLRLFRIQAGANIDYATYRNTTFQRIFASSPKEVNYHTFLKMFKWGIFVSGSYELPDSRFSASLGIRTDANNYSSQMNNPAKQISPRLSLSYGLTESLFINGNIGRYYQLPAYTTLGYKNNDGTLVNRHNGLSYIRSDQVVAGLEYRVGKNARITAEGFYKKYDNAPLSLTDSIPLACKGVDYGASGNEAASSSSEGRAYGTELMIRWYGSGKFTMLASYTWYHSEFRNPKTRKFIPTAWDNRHLVTVSGTYKFKYNWDFGLKFRLMGGAPYTPYDEYTSSVVTAWNASSRPYYDYNRYNSERLKTFTQIDVRLDKSFYRKGLMIGLYIDLQNVLNTKYDNQPVLRSTGEKYTDDHGTERYKMKYIDQKSGIILPTLGVTVEF from the coding sequence GTACTCGTTCTTTTATATACCTCTACTCTTCATGTTGCAGCCCAGCAATATTATGAAATTCACGGACAGATAAGGGACAAGCAAACAAACGAACCTATCCCGTATGCCAGCGTATTACTTTGGAATACGTCAAACGGAAGTACTGCAGACAGTACCGGAAAATTCATATTAAAAAACATCCAACCCGGCATATACCGGGTACAGGCGACCAGCCTGGGATATTTGCCCTATTCTTCTTCCGAATTCAAACTTACTGCCCGAAATCTGGCTATGGATATCGAGATGGAAAGGAGTAAAACAGACCTGAAAGAAGTAAGCGTCACTGCCGGGATGTTTCGTCCCTCACCGGAAAGTCCTATTTCCATGCGCATTATCGGGGTACAGGAAATTGAAAAAAGTGCAGGTGCGAACCGGGACATATCTAAAGTCGTAAATTCTTTTCCGGGAGTAGCATCCACCGTCGGAGGAGGATACAGAAACGATCTGCTGGTAAGAGGCGGAGGCCCTATGGAAAACCGGTTCTATCTGGATGGAGTAGAAATTCCCAACATTAACCATTTCAGTACACAGGGAGCTTCAGGAGGACCCATGGGAATCATTGACGCTGACTTTATCCGGGAAGTCGGATTTTATACCGGAGCTTTCCCCGCAGGAAAAGGAAATGCTCTGAGTTCTATACTGGATTTTAAACTGCTGGACGGGAACAAAGAAAAGAACAGTTATAAAGCGACCGTCGGAGCGTCGGAGCTGGCATTATCTTCAAACGGACATATCGGTTCTCACACGACATATCTGGTATCGGTACGCCAGTCTTATCTACAACTTCTTTTTACCCTCCTTAAAATGCCGTTCCTGCCCAAATATACTGACGCTCAATTCAAAATAAAAACCCGATTTAACCAGGCTCATGAACTCACTTTACTCGGTATCGGGGCTATCGACGACATGAAACTGAACCAGAAAGCCGATCCCGAAGATGAAGGGAAACAATATATTCTCTCTTATTTACCCGTCATAAAACAAAAAACTTACACATTAGGCGCGGTATATAAACATTACGGAGGTAATCACGTACAAACGGTTGTCCTCAGCCGAAATTATATGAATAATAACAACATTAAATACAGGGATAACGACAAATCATCCCTTGATAACCTGACATTAAAATACAATTCGGATGAAATAGAAAATCATCTCCGTTTCGAAAACATATCTACTCTCCGCCTTTTCCGTATACAGGCAGGAGCCAATATTGATTATGCGACTTACAGAAACACTACCTTTCAAAGAATATTCGCATCGTCTCCTAAAGAAGTCAATTATCATACGTTCCTGAAAATGTTCAAGTGGGGAATATTCGTTTCTGGATCCTATGAATTGCCCGACTCACGTTTCTCGGCATCTCTGGGCATACGTACCGATGCCAATAACTATTCTTCTCAAATGAACAATCCGGCCAAACAGATTTCGCCGCGGCTATCGTTATCGTATGGTCTCACGGAGAGTCTGTTTATAAACGGTAACATCGGGAGATATTATCAGTTACCGGCTTATACGACCCTGGGATATAAAAATAACGACGGAACTCTCGTCAACAGGCACAACGGACTGTCATATATACGTTCCGACCAAGTAGTGGCCGGTCTGGAATACCGGGTAGGTAAAAACGCCCGTATTACCGCCGAGGGATTCTACAAAAAATATGATAATGCCCCTCTTTCGCTTACCGATTCTATTCCGCTGGCTTGTAAAGGTGTCGATTATGGAGCATCGGGTAATGAAGCAGCCTCTAGTTCTTCGGAAGGAAGAGCCTACGGGACAGAACTCATGATACGTTGGTATGGAAGCGGTAAATTTACGATGCTTGCTTCTTATACCTGGTACCACAGCGAATTCCGTAATCCTAAAACCCGCAAATTTATACCGACAGCCTGGGATAACCGCCATCTGGTCACGGTGTCGGGTACATATAAATTCAAATATAATTGGGACTTCGGATTAAAATTCAGGCTGATGGGAGGTGCTCCTTATACTCCTTACGACGAATATACGTCGTCTGTCGTCACCGCATGGAATGCAAGCAGCAGGCCCTATTACGACTATAACCGGTATAACAGTGAACGATTGAAAACATTTACTCAGATAGATGTAAGACTGGATAAAAGTTTTTACCGCAAAGGACTAATGATAGGATTATATATAGACCTGCAAAATGTATTAAACACCAAATACGATAATCAGCCTGTATTGAGAAGCACAGGTGAAAAATATACTGACGATCATGGAACGGAAAGATATAAAATGAAATATATCGATCAGAAAAGCGGGATCATATTACCTACTTTAGGTGTAACTGTAGAATTCTGA